The Nitrospira sp. KM1 genome includes a window with the following:
- the mreC gene encoding rod shape-determining protein MreC: protein MANLRAPYSARRLALGVFGLLLAALLLFPRQSQGLFQYLDGPVGQVVRIPLEIVASVDEGLAGIWHHYIALQDVQTVNDRLRQDMEWLRGQNSQLREAAAATERLTSLLQFKAQALPMMMAAQVIGRDATNWYRSVILNKGDSDGIKPDMGVITPAGVVGRVVKTTGGTSVVLLMTDSNNAIAGLIQRTRDEGIVEGTHQGYAKLKYIPLLSNVREGDRVVTSGLVGGFPRGLAIGTITRIDKEEGALFQTAELTPEVDVSRLEEVLIIQAPYGTSGEAGGGVDFAGKSRP from the coding sequence ATGGCCAACTTGCGTGCTCCCTACAGTGCTAGACGCCTGGCGCTCGGAGTGTTCGGGCTCCTTCTCGCCGCTCTCCTGCTCTTTCCTCGTCAGAGTCAGGGATTGTTCCAGTATCTGGACGGACCTGTCGGCCAAGTCGTGCGGATTCCGCTCGAAATCGTGGCTTCCGTGGATGAAGGTCTTGCGGGCATCTGGCACCATTACATTGCCTTGCAGGACGTTCAAACTGTAAATGACAGACTTCGACAGGACATGGAATGGCTGCGGGGGCAGAACAGCCAACTTCGTGAAGCGGCAGCCGCGACGGAACGATTGACCAGTCTGCTGCAATTCAAAGCTCAGGCGCTTCCCATGATGATGGCGGCACAGGTTATTGGACGGGATGCGACGAATTGGTACCGGTCCGTGATCCTCAACAAAGGGGACAGCGATGGTATCAAACCGGACATGGGAGTGATTACTCCAGCGGGAGTCGTGGGACGAGTGGTCAAAACGACAGGAGGTACGTCAGTCGTGTTGCTCATGACCGATTCCAACAATGCCATTGCCGGATTGATTCAGCGAACGCGAGACGAGGGCATCGTCGAGGGAACGCATCAAGGATATGCGAAACTGAAATATATTCCTTTGCTGTCGAATGTCAGAGAGGGCGACCGGGTCGTGACATCCGGACTCGTGGGAGGATTTCCAAGGGGGTTGGCGATCGGCACGATTACGCGTATCGACAAGGAAGAGGGAGCGCTCTTCCAGACAGCCGAGCTGACCCCTGAAGTGGATGTGAGCCGCTTGGAAGAAGTTCTTATTATTCAGGCTCCGTATGGGACATCCGGCGAGGCCGGCGGAGGCGTGGACTTCGCCGGAAAAAGCAGACCGTGA
- the mrdA gene encoding penicillin-binding protein 2 translates to MALVSSLESDLGELQRRLVILRVGLLLVVALLGLRLWHLQIREGPYYRDLSENNRTRSVILEPARGLIYDRHGVLLANNVPSFSLYVSLEDVKDRDALVDQLTQLIGLDPALVRKKLAVRGAKQIPRKVKDRLTLREATLIESHRLDLPGVMIQVESQRNYPNGATAGHVLGYVGEVSAEQLEKPEFAELHQGSIVGQYGIEKFYDRAVRGKAGQKSVEVDALGHEKRTVVVDQPQAGDDLYLTIDARLQKVAEDLLGQESGAIVAMDPTSGDILAMASRPGFDPNVLSRELTGKQWIEIVQDEGRPLNNRASQGQYPPGSTFKVMMAAAALESKTVSPSSSVHCNGGYQFGRRLYRDWKAGGHGAVDLRKAIVHSCDVYFYTVGQRMGIDTMAFFGRQFGLGEETGVELPSERVGIMPSTEWKQKAKNEQWLPGETISASIGQGYVTVTPLQMASLIGTVANDGVTFRPRLVRSIMDRETGQLQELPAVEKRKLHIKPEYLKVIQEALADVVTEGTATKAKSTLVTIAGKTGTAQTAALRTGPEKDIPKKFRDHAWFVAFAPVDHPKIAVAVLAEHMGHGGSAAAPLAKDLIETYVKFNTPGASVEQHPAAKAGT, encoded by the coding sequence ATGGCATTAGTCAGCTCCTTAGAGTCCGATCTTGGCGAATTGCAACGCCGCTTGGTGATCCTTCGGGTCGGACTGCTTTTGGTCGTGGCCCTTCTCGGTCTTCGGCTCTGGCACCTACAGATCAGAGAGGGGCCCTATTACCGGGATCTGTCAGAGAATAATCGGACCCGGTCAGTCATCCTGGAACCTGCCAGAGGCCTGATCTACGACCGTCATGGGGTGCTTTTGGCCAATAATGTTCCAAGCTTCAGTTTGTATGTATCTCTCGAGGATGTGAAGGATCGGGATGCACTCGTTGATCAATTGACACAACTCATCGGGCTGGACCCCGCATTGGTCCGAAAGAAGCTCGCGGTACGCGGCGCGAAACAAATCCCCCGGAAAGTCAAAGATCGCTTGACACTGCGCGAAGCCACACTCATCGAATCCCATCGTCTGGATCTGCCGGGGGTCATGATTCAAGTCGAATCGCAACGGAATTATCCAAATGGTGCCACCGCCGGCCACGTCTTGGGCTATGTGGGCGAGGTGTCGGCCGAGCAGCTGGAAAAACCGGAATTCGCGGAACTGCATCAAGGCAGTATCGTCGGACAATATGGGATCGAAAAATTCTATGATCGTGCCGTTCGAGGAAAGGCGGGTCAGAAAAGTGTGGAGGTCGATGCGCTGGGACACGAAAAACGAACGGTCGTCGTCGATCAACCGCAAGCGGGAGACGACCTGTATCTGACCATCGATGCGAGATTGCAAAAAGTCGCGGAGGATCTGTTGGGCCAGGAGTCCGGGGCGATCGTGGCAATGGATCCGACCTCGGGGGATATACTCGCGATGGCGAGCCGGCCGGGATTCGATCCTAACGTCTTGTCTCGGGAACTGACGGGAAAGCAATGGATTGAAATCGTTCAGGACGAAGGCCGCCCACTCAATAATCGGGCATCACAGGGACAGTATCCACCCGGATCGACGTTTAAGGTGATGATGGCCGCGGCTGCGTTGGAATCAAAGACGGTGTCTCCTTCTTCATCCGTGCATTGCAACGGAGGGTATCAGTTCGGACGGCGCCTCTATCGTGACTGGAAAGCCGGGGGACATGGGGCTGTCGATCTTCGTAAAGCGATTGTTCATTCTTGCGATGTGTATTTTTACACGGTCGGTCAACGCATGGGGATCGATACGATGGCGTTCTTCGGGCGCCAATTTGGGTTGGGAGAGGAAACCGGTGTGGAACTCCCGTCCGAACGTGTCGGTATCATGCCGTCAACGGAATGGAAGCAAAAAGCAAAGAATGAGCAGTGGCTGCCTGGAGAAACCATTTCCGCTTCGATCGGACAGGGATACGTGACGGTGACTCCGTTGCAGATGGCGAGTTTGATCGGCACGGTTGCGAACGATGGAGTGACCTTTCGCCCCCGCCTCGTCCGTTCGATCATGGATCGAGAGACGGGTCAGTTGCAGGAACTGCCCGCCGTGGAAAAACGGAAGCTGCACATCAAACCGGAGTATCTCAAAGTGATTCAGGAGGCGCTCGCCGACGTCGTGACCGAAGGAACAGCGACAAAAGCCAAATCTACTCTCGTCACCATCGCGGGTAAGACTGGCACGGCGCAGACGGCGGCATTACGGACCGGGCCCGAGAAAGATATTCCAAAGAAATTCCGCGATCATGCCTGGTTTGTTGCCTTCGCCCCTGTGGACCATCCGAAGATTGCCGTGGCGGTCTTGGCCGAGCATATGGGGCATGGCGGGTCGGCTGCGGCTCCTCTGGCGAAGGATCTCATCGAAACGTACGTCAAATTCAACACTCCCGGTGCATCCGTCGAGCAACATCCTGCGGCGAAGGCAGGGACATGA
- the leuB gene encoding 3-isopropylmalate dehydrogenase, which produces MKAKIAVLQGDGVGREIVPEAVKVLKVVAEKFGHQFEFANSDVGGQAIDKVGVPLPQETLTLAKQSDAVLLGAVGGPKWEGLEYSLRPERALLGLREQLGLYANLRPAKLYDVLADASTLKKDVIQGIDILVIRELTGGIYFGKPKGIEKLAHGGERGTNTEVYTTEEIRRIAKVGFEAARKRRKKLTSVDKANVLESSELWRRVVIDVRKDYPDVELNHMYVDNAAMQLVRNPRQFDVMLCNNMFGDILSDEAAMLTGSIGMLPSASVGAQVGLFEPIHGSAPDIAGKNIANPIATIASAAMMLSYAFKLDKEAELIEQAIVKTLDLGYRTKDIQSTGTRLVGTTEMGDAIVRNLN; this is translated from the coding sequence GTGAAGGCGAAGATTGCGGTGCTTCAGGGTGACGGTGTGGGACGCGAGATCGTTCCGGAGGCAGTGAAGGTGTTGAAAGTCGTCGCTGAAAAGTTTGGACATCAGTTCGAATTTGCCAATAGTGACGTCGGAGGGCAGGCAATCGACAAGGTCGGAGTGCCGCTTCCTCAGGAAACACTGACATTGGCCAAGCAGAGCGACGCGGTGCTTCTAGGGGCTGTCGGCGGTCCCAAATGGGAAGGGCTCGAATACAGTCTACGTCCCGAGCGGGCGCTGCTCGGCCTCCGTGAACAGTTGGGTCTGTATGCCAATCTTCGACCGGCCAAGCTATACGATGTGCTGGCCGATGCCTCGACTTTGAAGAAAGATGTCATTCAGGGAATCGATATTCTGGTGATTCGCGAACTGACCGGGGGTATCTATTTCGGAAAGCCGAAGGGGATTGAAAAGCTGGCTCATGGGGGCGAGCGCGGGACCAATACCGAGGTATACACCACCGAGGAAATTCGACGAATTGCCAAAGTCGGGTTTGAAGCCGCACGCAAACGTCGCAAAAAGCTGACCTCTGTCGATAAAGCCAACGTGTTGGAATCGTCGGAGCTCTGGAGGCGGGTCGTCATCGACGTACGGAAGGACTACCCGGACGTCGAACTCAATCATATGTATGTCGACAACGCGGCGATGCAATTAGTCCGTAATCCTCGACAATTTGATGTCATGCTCTGTAACAATATGTTTGGAGATATCTTGAGCGATGAAGCGGCGATGCTGACTGGATCTATTGGCATGTTGCCGTCTGCGAGTGTGGGAGCACAGGTCGGGCTCTTTGAACCGATTCACGGCAGCGCCCCTGACATTGCCGGAAAAAACATTGCCAATCCGATCGCTACGATCGCATCGGCTGCCATGATGCTTTCCTATGCGTTCAAACTTGACAAGGAAGCTGAGCTGATTGAGCAGGCTATCGTCAAAACCCTTGATCTTGGATATCGAACGAAGGACATCCAAAGCACCGGAACCCGCCTGGTCGGAACGACAGAGATGGGTGACGCGATTGTGCGCAATCTCAATTGA
- a CDS encoding RDD family protein, which yields MAGDETTTHSFSSGLYPKAQVLNRFIAKLIDLFIVAAAAQMIDTVGFLAGMAYVLVADGFAGGRSIGKRLIGLQTILPDTRETAGFRESIIRNSPFAAAQMVFVVPYVGWLASSAILAFEAVLIIGNERGRRLGDELAGTQVLDAGRLAIPD from the coding sequence TTGGCAGGTGACGAGACGACGACCCATTCGTTTAGCTCAGGGCTCTACCCGAAAGCACAGGTCCTCAATCGCTTCATTGCCAAGTTAATCGATTTATTCATCGTTGCGGCGGCGGCCCAGATGATTGACACCGTGGGATTTCTCGCGGGAATGGCCTATGTGCTTGTTGCAGACGGGTTTGCGGGCGGCCGTAGCATCGGGAAGCGATTGATCGGGCTTCAAACGATTTTACCCGATACTCGGGAGACTGCGGGATTTCGCGAATCGATTATCCGGAACTCGCCGTTTGCGGCCGCGCAGATGGTTTTTGTCGTCCCGTACGTTGGTTGGCTCGCCTCGTCGGCGATTCTTGCCTTTGAGGCCGTTCTGATCATTGGGAATGAACGTGGGCGACGTTTGGGCGACGAATTGGCCGGCACGCAAGTGCTCGATGCTGGACGATTGGCCATCCCGGACTGA
- the queA gene encoding tRNA preQ1(34) S-adenosylmethionine ribosyltransferase-isomerase QueA: protein MHLSDFDFPFDSELIASQPVLPRDGARLLVLRPPSPSFDHLSVRDFPDLLEPGDLVVVNDTRVLPARVVGRKQVSGGSVDMLFVRELPDGSWAVLLKGHVRSGLRLDVAPSTWVVVQSRDAGRTTVRVEGALSARELFEHHGRMPLPPYIKRDPTDEDRIWYQTIFAGKEGAIAAPTAALHFTPDLVTRLRDREVGFATVTLHVGLGTFKPVTAERVEDHRMEQESVEVNEKTVAAIHQTRAAGRRVIAIGTTVVRALESAACAENGLVPYRGDTSLFVTPGFQFRAVDALLTNFHLPKSTLLMLVSAFGGRELVRNAYQEAVAARYRFYSYGDAMFIVNRDRP from the coding sequence ATGCATCTGTCTGATTTCGATTTTCCTTTCGATTCTGAACTGATCGCATCACAACCGGTCTTACCTAGAGATGGGGCCCGACTGTTGGTCCTGCGTCCGCCAAGTCCGTCTTTCGATCATTTGTCGGTGAGAGACTTTCCCGATCTATTGGAACCGGGAGATCTCGTGGTTGTGAACGATACGAGGGTCCTGCCGGCGCGGGTCGTCGGGCGCAAACAGGTATCCGGCGGTTCTGTCGACATGCTATTTGTGCGGGAGCTTCCGGACGGATCGTGGGCCGTACTCTTGAAGGGGCACGTACGTTCCGGTCTTCGTCTCGACGTTGCTCCGTCAACGTGGGTCGTGGTGCAGTCGCGGGATGCCGGCCGGACGACGGTGAGGGTAGAGGGAGCATTGTCCGCACGTGAATTGTTTGAACATCACGGACGCATGCCGCTTCCGCCATATATCAAGCGTGATCCGACGGACGAAGACCGTATATGGTATCAGACGATTTTTGCTGGGAAAGAAGGCGCCATTGCCGCACCAACAGCCGCGCTGCATTTTACACCAGACCTCGTTACCCGGCTCAGGGATCGGGAAGTCGGGTTCGCCACAGTGACGCTCCATGTCGGACTCGGCACGTTCAAACCGGTGACAGCCGAACGCGTGGAAGACCATCGGATGGAACAGGAGTCGGTTGAAGTCAATGAAAAAACGGTCGCGGCCATTCATCAAACCCGCGCGGCCGGGAGAAGGGTGATCGCCATCGGCACAACGGTCGTACGGGCTCTTGAGTCAGCGGCCTGTGCGGAAAATGGTTTGGTTCCGTATCGGGGAGACACAAGTCTCTTTGTTACTCCGGGATTTCAGTTCCGTGCGGTGGATGCCCTTCTGACAAACTTTCATCTGCCAAAGTCCACGCTCCTGATGTTGGTTTCCGCATTTGGCGGACGAGAACTTGTCCGGAACGCCTATCAGGAGGCAGTAGCGGCCCGGTATCGCTTCTATAGTTATGGGGATGCGATGTTCATCGTCAATCGCGACCGGCCATGA
- a CDS encoding aspartate-semialdehyde dehydrogenase encodes MLKKKSGYVIAILGATGAVGKETLEILEERKFPLSSLRLFASKRSAGVELSCQGRDWKVEELTPAASFHGVDIALVSATDTISKEYGQRLAAAGVIVIDDSGVFRMDSDVPLVVPEVNAAALRLLPRGIVSIPNCTTTPLVMALKPLLDTAGIKRVVVTTFQSVSGTGAAAMDELMTQTKDLLAFRDAKTEVYPYQIAFNLLPHIGSFGDNGDCSEEVKIARETRKILDAPELLVTATTVRVPVLRCHSEAVNVELYRPLKANDARAALAAMPGVLVYDDPNKKLYPMPLDATGKDEVYIGRVREDASVANGLNLWLVSDNLRKGAALNAVQIAECLVTR; translated from the coding sequence ATGCTGAAGAAAAAATCCGGATATGTCATTGCAATCCTCGGGGCGACCGGTGCGGTGGGGAAGGAAACGCTGGAGATCCTGGAAGAACGGAAATTTCCGCTCTCTTCTTTACGGCTGTTCGCTTCGAAACGTTCCGCCGGAGTCGAGTTGTCCTGTCAGGGCAGGGACTGGAAAGTGGAAGAGTTAACGCCGGCTGCCTCCTTCCATGGTGTCGACATCGCGCTGGTTTCGGCAACGGATACCATCAGCAAGGAATACGGGCAGCGATTGGCTGCGGCCGGTGTGATTGTGATCGACGACAGCGGCGTGTTTCGCATGGATTCGGACGTCCCCCTTGTCGTGCCCGAAGTCAATGCTGCAGCGCTACGCTTGCTCCCACGAGGCATCGTGTCCATTCCAAACTGCACGACGACTCCCCTGGTCATGGCGCTCAAGCCGCTGCTCGATACGGCTGGGATCAAGCGGGTTGTGGTCACGACGTTTCAGTCCGTCTCGGGGACTGGAGCTGCCGCAATGGACGAACTCATGACGCAAACAAAGGATCTGTTGGCGTTCCGCGATGCGAAGACAGAGGTGTACCCGTACCAGATCGCATTTAATCTGCTACCGCATATCGGATCATTTGGTGACAACGGAGATTGCTCCGAGGAAGTAAAGATCGCGCGAGAGACCAGAAAGATTCTCGATGCACCGGAGCTGCTGGTCACGGCGACCACTGTACGAGTTCCGGTGCTGCGGTGTCACTCTGAAGCGGTCAACGTCGAGTTGTACCGGCCGCTCAAGGCGAATGATGCTCGAGCGGCGCTTGCGGCCATGCCTGGTGTCCTGGTCTACGATGATCCCAATAAAAAACTCTACCCTATGCCGCTGGACGCCACAGGTAAGGACGAGGTCTATATTGGTCGGGTGCGGGAGGATGCCTCGGTTGCGAACGGACTCAATCTTTGGCTCGTATCCGACAATCTCCGGAAGGGCGCCGCGTTGAATGCGGTGCAGATTGCGGAGTGTCTGGTGACCAGGTGA
- a CDS encoding DUF2905 domain-containing protein, whose amino-acid sequence MSGDQVIAGWDHLGKLLVGIGAVILLVGLVVMMVDRVPGMGSLLSWFGRLPGDLSIKRENFSFYFPLGTSLLLSLLLSLVFYFLSWMFRR is encoded by the coding sequence GTGTCTGGTGACCAGGTGATCGCCGGCTGGGACCATCTCGGGAAGCTGCTCGTTGGAATCGGAGCCGTCATTCTCTTGGTGGGGCTGGTCGTCATGATGGTGGACCGGGTTCCTGGAATGGGGAGCCTGCTCAGTTGGTTTGGCAGACTACCGGGCGATCTCTCTATCAAACGAGAAAATTTCAGTTTCTATTTCCCTCTTGGAACGAGCCTCCTGCTGAGTCTGCTTCTAAGTCTGGTATTCTATTTCCTGTCATGGATGTTCCGTCGGTGA
- a CDS encoding rod shape-determining protein, translating to MGFASDIFGWFSNDLAIDLGTATTLVYVHGKGIVLNEPSVVAVEKKTEKVLAVGADAKKMLGRTPGNIVAVRPMKEGVIADFEMAEQMLKRFIQKAHNRSAFVRPRIIIGVPSRITQVEQRAVRDSAELAGAREVYLIEEPVAAAIGAGLPITEPSGNMVVDIGGGTTDIAVISLGGIVYSESVKVAGDRMDDAIMNYIKKKYNLLIGEHMAERIKFEIGSAYPFEERKTMMIKGRDLISGIPRTLVVDDAEIREALQEPIGTIVNAIKVALENTPPELAGDIIDRGIVLTGGGSLLKGMDTRFREETNLPIITVDDPLTSVVLGVGKILDELDLLAKVAVMSQANTFR from the coding sequence GTGGGGTTCGCGAGCGATATTTTCGGTTGGTTTTCGAATGATCTGGCCATCGATCTCGGAACCGCGACCACTCTGGTCTATGTTCACGGGAAAGGAATTGTCCTGAACGAACCTTCCGTGGTCGCGGTGGAAAAGAAAACGGAGAAAGTGCTTGCCGTGGGAGCCGACGCCAAGAAAATGCTTGGGCGCACACCTGGCAACATTGTGGCCGTGAGGCCGATGAAAGAGGGAGTTATTGCCGACTTTGAAATGGCCGAGCAGATGCTCAAGCGGTTCATTCAAAAAGCCCACAACCGGAGCGCGTTTGTCCGGCCCCGCATCATCATTGGCGTGCCATCGCGGATCACGCAGGTTGAGCAACGTGCCGTCCGGGACTCCGCAGAATTGGCCGGGGCCCGGGAGGTCTACCTTATCGAAGAACCTGTGGCTGCGGCGATCGGCGCCGGATTGCCGATTACCGAGCCTTCGGGAAACATGGTCGTCGACATCGGCGGCGGGACGACGGACATCGCCGTCATCTCACTGGGCGGAATTGTCTACAGTGAATCCGTGAAAGTGGCGGGCGATCGCATGGATGATGCGATCATGAATTACATCAAGAAAAAGTACAATCTCCTGATCGGAGAACATATGGCGGAACGGATCAAGTTCGAAATCGGGTCCGCCTATCCGTTCGAGGAACGCAAAACGATGATGATCAAGGGGCGCGACCTGATCTCCGGAATCCCCCGTACCTTGGTGGTGGACGACGCCGAAATCCGGGAAGCGCTTCAGGAACCTATCGGAACGATCGTGAATGCGATCAAGGTGGCTCTGGAGAACACTCCGCCGGAACTGGCGGGCGATATTATCGATCGCGGCATTGTCTTGACCGGCGGCGGCTCTTTGCTCAAAGGCATGGATACGCGCTTCCGGGAAGAGACGAATCTGCCGATTATCACCGTGGATGATCCCTTGACCTCCGTTGTCCTGGGAGTGGGAAAGATCCTCGATGAACTCGATCTGCTCGCCAAAGTTGCGGTGATGTCACAGGCCAATACCTTCCGATAG
- a CDS encoding SpoIID/LytB domain-containing protein: MNAFLRVLNIGILLASWLLGAPTAEAAQSIRVLLSDDVLKLDAQVNGAIWITDPTKHGRAVRSAVHIVPVGKGFSVNGVRTTFDQLTMRGGEGGMTLTWVKQIGKPQQAAKVHQQRLSIPVSGIVHLVRRPNGFVVINQVDLEEYVKGVVPAEVNSSWHPEMLKAQAVAARTYALYQQMLSAAREYDVVASVQDQVYKGRQGIDAAVLRAVEDTKGQVLTYDGAPIYAAFSSTTAGLTEDAVNVWSKDYPYLKGVECPFDLASPYYQWTASFKRELLEHNLRQQGFAVGTISALNPTTLSRGGRVATLRVIHTEGELLLRGEELRKAVGYMVVPSTQFTVDAVGSDVIISGYGAGHAVGMCQWGAKELAELGYPFSTILHYYYPETELQDMALTRAPVPPSS, encoded by the coding sequence GTGAATGCCTTCCTGAGGGTACTCAACATCGGAATATTGCTTGCCAGTTGGCTGCTGGGGGCGCCGACGGCCGAGGCAGCGCAATCGATTCGAGTGTTGCTGTCGGACGACGTCCTCAAGCTCGATGCTCAGGTCAATGGAGCCATATGGATTACCGATCCGACCAAGCACGGCCGCGCCGTTCGATCGGCGGTACATATTGTTCCGGTAGGGAAAGGGTTTTCTGTAAACGGTGTTCGGACCACGTTTGATCAGCTCACGATGCGAGGCGGCGAAGGGGGGATGACCCTCACTTGGGTCAAGCAGATCGGAAAACCTCAACAGGCGGCCAAGGTTCATCAGCAACGGTTGTCCATTCCAGTCAGCGGGATTGTCCATCTCGTTCGTCGCCCAAATGGATTTGTGGTCATCAACCAAGTCGATCTAGAAGAATACGTCAAGGGGGTGGTGCCGGCAGAGGTCAATTCGTCCTGGCATCCTGAAATGCTGAAAGCGCAAGCCGTTGCCGCGCGCACCTATGCCTTGTATCAACAAATGCTGAGTGCTGCACGCGAGTACGATGTCGTTGCCAGCGTGCAGGATCAGGTCTACAAAGGCAGGCAGGGCATAGATGCCGCAGTCCTGCGTGCCGTCGAAGACACCAAAGGACAGGTCTTGACGTACGATGGAGCGCCGATTTATGCCGCATTTTCATCGACGACCGCCGGACTCACAGAAGATGCCGTCAACGTCTGGTCCAAGGACTATCCGTATTTGAAAGGAGTCGAATGCCCCTTTGACTTGGCCTCGCCCTATTATCAGTGGACGGCGTCGTTCAAACGGGAGCTGCTTGAACACAATCTCCGCCAACAAGGATTCGCCGTGGGCACCATTTCGGCTCTTAACCCCACGACGCTTAGCCGCGGCGGCCGTGTGGCTACCTTGCGAGTCATCCATACAGAAGGCGAACTGCTGCTTCGCGGAGAAGAATTACGGAAAGCGGTCGGCTACATGGTGGTGCCCAGCACGCAGTTTACGGTCGATGCCGTCGGAAGCGATGTCATTATTTCCGGGTACGGCGCGGGGCATGCGGTAGGTATGTGTCAATGGGGCGCGAAGGAATTGGCGGAACTCGGCTATCCGTTCTCGACCATCCTCCATTACTATTACCCTGAAACTGAATTGCAGGATATGGCGCTCACCAGAGCTCCTGTTCCTCCTTCCTCTTAA
- a CDS encoding SurA N-terminal domain-containing protein codes for MIKLMREASHDYPWLLKSIMIILAAAFVITMGWWGFGEQPGSVVASVGDMTVSQDEFKRAYENSYRFYKDKLPGEFKDETIKQFVVDQLVENRVWLIAAKTMGLSISDEDLRDAIMQIPEFQKNGTFEPELYQRILAANHLTPALFEAIETKELLTNRARLMVADAVTLTPSELAEAQALTLRQPENDPAKVALAKDRAVQDVLVQKQQRALMAYTQSLKASIPIKIHRELL; via the coding sequence ATGATCAAATTAATGCGAGAAGCCTCCCATGATTATCCTTGGCTGTTGAAATCCATCATGATCATCCTGGCTGCAGCCTTTGTAATCACGATGGGTTGGTGGGGATTTGGAGAACAACCAGGATCCGTCGTGGCATCCGTCGGCGACATGACAGTGTCGCAGGACGAGTTCAAGAGAGCCTATGAAAATTCGTACCGATTTTACAAAGACAAGCTTCCTGGAGAATTCAAGGACGAGACCATCAAGCAGTTTGTCGTGGACCAATTGGTAGAAAACCGCGTGTGGCTGATCGCGGCAAAAACGATGGGTCTGAGCATCTCGGATGAGGATCTTCGTGACGCGATCATGCAAATTCCTGAATTCCAGAAGAACGGCACCTTCGAACCCGAACTCTATCAGCGGATTCTAGCTGCGAATCACCTGACACCCGCACTATTCGAAGCGATCGAAACGAAGGAACTCCTGACGAATCGGGCACGGTTGATGGTCGCCGATGCCGTTACGCTGACGCCGTCGGAACTGGCTGAAGCACAGGCGCTGACGCTTCGTCAGCCCGAGAACGATCCAGCCAAGGTCGCCCTCGCAAAGGATCGAGCCGTTCAAGACGTTCTGGTTCAAAAACAGCAACGGGCTCTCATGGCCTACACCCAATCGCTCAAAGCATCCATTCCCATCAAGATTCATCGCGAATTGCTGTGA